A region of the Drosophila subpulchrella strain 33 F10 #4 breed RU33 chromosome 3L, RU_Dsub_v1.1 Primary Assembly, whole genome shotgun sequence genome:
CCCAGGCTCCACCCAAGCGGGAACCGCCCGAGCCGGCTCACCAATCCTCAGGTGAGACGACAGACTTACACTGCATCCAAACTTCCAACTCACCTGTTTTTTTCCCCCCTTAGACATGGCATTGTGCGACATTGACGAGCACTTCCGGCGCTCGCTGGGAAGCGAGAACTATGCCGCCCTGTTCGCCAAGAAGTCGCCGACGCCCACGCCCACACCCACGCCCTCGCCTTGCGGTACGCCCAAGCAGCAGGTTTCGCCTCTGGCCTACGTATCGCCCTCGTCAGCCAGCACAGCAGCCTCGCAACTCTACCAGCCGCATCGCTCGCCGCTGGGCAAGCCGGGTTTGGTCATCATGGAGCCGGAATCGCCGCAGCCGGAACTGCCGCCGCCGCAGGAGGAACCGTTGCCACTCTCGCTGGCACTGCATCGCACCCAAACGCCGCCATCGCCACCGCCCTCGGCGACGGGCTCGGGACCAGCGCTGCCCACGGCCGTCAGCCAGGTGATGGAGGCAGCGGTGCCCGTCGCCGCCAAGCGGACTGTCCTGGACACGCCCCACCACACGCCGCCCAGATACAATacaccaccgccgccgccgccagcTTATGGGACAGCCGGAACACCGCCGACTTTGACACCGACTCCAATTCAAACACCGAATTCGAACCCGAATCCGAATCCTACGCTCTCGCAGATTCCCACGACCACGACACCCAGCATGCCGGCCATCATTCGGGTGAAGGCTGAGCCCGGCTTGGCGGCTGCAGCCGCCTCCTCGACGCAGACGCCGCCCGCTTCGCCCACCTCGTCCACGAATATATCCATATTCACCAAGACTGAGGCCTCGGTGGACGACCACTTTGCCAAGGCGCTGGGCGACACCTGGACGAAGCTGCAGGGCGGACACAAGGAGTAGAAGGAGGAGCAACCCCAACCAACCATATCCCCATCCCAATCCTTAAcccaaacacaaacacaaaccCAACCCCAATCACTGATCCTCAACGATCCAACTCAAGAgctgtttttattataaatatttcaaactACACAATTAACGTTTAAAGATCTCATGCTGATGTGAACGGAAATTCTTCAACTGCGAGTGTATTACAAGTTTCTGATAtaatgattttattgaatatTGATAACACGGTTAGCGCGGAAATAtacgatatatatatatacaaatggATAAATGTGTATGGCAAAGTGTATACGTACAAGTGACAAAATTTTGTATTAATGCTTAGTTGGTAGAGACTAATCCTTAATAATATACCTATTAAACATAAGTGAACAATCCTACGAAAATTgatgtttttattcatttttatggTAGTTGAATACTGTATCGATGTGGGGATTTAATGTGGTTAGATATCTTAaaggaaatatatattttaagagtTTCAAGTGTGGATTTTTCGATTTTTAGACGACTGTAAGTCGTCTGTTCATGtcataaaaacaagaaaaaaaagtttactaAAACTTTATTGCTTCCAGGCCGATTAGAAATTACCCAAGTCAGGTTATAACAAAGCCGAGTAAATTATAAAAGTCCTAAaggaacaaataaaaaattgtttattaaacaatcagcttataatatatttttgaactATCAAATGGCGGTTAATCACTTAACAGTGCGTTAACAGCGCACCCAACAGCACACTGTTAGCTCAGCGCCAGTGTGACCACACCGATAACAGCGATCGGACCAGTATCGGAACGGCGATTGCGCCATTCACGGCGAACGATAACGATTGTTGGCATTCGCACGGCACGAATCGTACAGTACATTTACATTGCAAAAAAAGCATAAAACAAAgttttaaaacaattaaaagcGAGCAATCCTCGGCGTATTATTAAAGAAGCAGCCCACTGTTGGCCCCATAACCGCGGCAGAGCGCGCGACCTTGCGATTTCGCGGAGCAGCAGCGCCAGAAAGAGGGTTCGCAGGCAGAGGGGCGCAGAGAGAAAATGTCACGCAAAGCAGCAGCAGTGGAAGTGGAAAAAGAGTGAAGAAACCACAAATCGCCGTCGGGATCCGATCTTCGAACTCGAGGAGCAGCCACCGCCGGTGCCCCGGGACACCAGCCCGATTCCCCCGTTCCCCATGCGGCACAGCCGTGGCCAGAATATCGCAGCCAATGGTTAGCAGCCAGCGAAAGTAGGAGACAACAACGACGGAGCCCTGCGTCTGCGGTCCTCGACTGTTCAATTCACAGGTAAAACCTGGACACCTGCGAGCGCAATGCGAATGCCGCCGATCCTGGCCGGGATTGCTCATAGACTGGCGCTTGGATGTCGTCGGTAATTGGGTGCGCCATCCTCCGTTGGGAATCCCCTAGCAATCCGCTGCTGGCACCATGCAAAGCCTGGACTCCTCATGCCAAGAAGCCGACGTAAGATCCGGGTCCTCCCCTGTCCCATTTCATTCAATCCTAATTTGATATACGTTTTCCCCTAGTTTATTATAAATGACACGCTCAAGAAGTTAAAGGGCTCCAGCAACGCGGATCATGTCCAGGGACTAACGGTCCACGCCCACGGATCGGGCGTCCACCAGACGCAGTTCGTCCAATACCAGGCCGGATCCTCGCCCCAGCTGCAGCCCCAGCAGTCGTACCACCAGCTGCATCCTAccctccagcagcagcagcagcagttcgCCCCGTCGAGCAGCAAGTCCTATCTGGAGACGAGCCTGCTGCAGGCCATACCACAGATTCCTGCCCAG
Encoded here:
- the LOC119553733 gene encoding extensin isoform X2, with translation MESALDVLSRAATMVQNNPSEMRVTSKELPTTKWRRERRQRTAEYQVHEAGSSERERERERERERDREDMDSPIDMSVTTGALKQRASPPPPYREPLPGTNYAANSRPSVITQAPPKREPPEPAHQSSDMALCDIDEHFRRSLGSENYAALFAKKSPTPTPTPTPSPCGTPKQQVSPLAYVSPSSASTAASQLYQPHRSPLGKPGLVIMEPESPQPELPPPQEEPLPLSLALHRTQTPPSPPPSATGSGPALPTAVSQVMEAAVPVAAKRTVLDTPHHTPPRYNTPPPPPPAYGTAGTPPTLTPTPIQTPNSNPNPNPTLSQIPTTTTPSMPAIIRVKAEPGLAAAAASSTQTPPASPTSSTNISIFTKTEASVDDHFAKALGDTWTKLQGGHKE
- the LOC119553733 gene encoding mucin-2 isoform X1: MEFLCILNAFEQNYYNRIKEIERYAAAAAAASSPTSSASTSSASCSSGPSTSSSASSTASSPSSSAQAAAALAATQRLAAYQGHGAGSQGQGAMFYHPHQQQQPHHHNHHHLHRQQLEQLQSLQANSGNQQPHPHPQSSSDPNASSMANSLLWQPWRDLQQAAAMHHQLYRQQQQQLHKEMRVTSKELPTTKWRRERRQRTAEYQVHEAGSSERERERERERERDREDMDSPIDMSVTTGALKQRASPPPPYREPLPGTNYAANSRPSVITQAPPKREPPEPAHQSSDMALCDIDEHFRRSLGSENYAALFAKKSPTPTPTPTPSPCGTPKQQVSPLAYVSPSSASTAASQLYQPHRSPLGKPGLVIMEPESPQPELPPPQEEPLPLSLALHRTQTPPSPPPSATGSGPALPTAVSQVMEAAVPVAAKRTVLDTPHHTPPRYNTPPPPPPAYGTAGTPPTLTPTPIQTPNSNPNPNPTLSQIPTTTTPSMPAIIRVKAEPGLAAAAASSTQTPPASPTSSTNISIFTKTEASVDDHFAKALGDTWTKLQGGHKE